The Sporomusaceae bacterium genomic sequence CGGCTTGTCGTAATGCAGAAAACGGTATTTGAGGGGGCCGGCTTCACGCCGGCCCCCTCTCCCCTGCCATGGTTAGTTATTGTAATTGTGTGAATCAATAGAACCGTCCCCACGATGCGACCCTATACACTTAACAGAGCGACATATCAACATCGTGTTTGCTACTTGTCTACATTTATAACTACCTTGGAGTATAAAAAATCGTTTATTATCATCTTTACTTCAATTTCGTTACCAAATCTATAGCCTGTATAGGAATATTTGGATTGCTGAACGTCTACCCAATCAAGAATCAAAACTTGCGCTTTATATTTCTCTTTTGCTTCGTTATTACTGACCAAATCAAATTCTAAAACCATTATTCTATCGTATACCCTACTCCCTACTTCCGGATATAACTCTCCATTAAGAATATAAGGTTGACAAAATTCATCTAATTCTTGATTAGTCATATCGGGAAGAAATGAATAATCTACATTTATGTCTTTAATACAGTACCCTTCAGAAATCTCGTAGACAGCATGTCCAATTGCCAATTTAAATAAAATTCTCGAGATTCTCTTTTCAAATTGATTTATTCTATCAGCCTCTACCGCGTTATCAATTTCATTGCTTATTTTTGTATTATTATTTATTCTTGTTATTATCTCCATCGAAGGAATATACCCTTTATCGTAGTATTTAATTTTTAATTTCTCAACTAGTATAGACAAAAACAATTCATCTTTTGAAAAGGAATTGTTACAAGTAGAACAAGCAGGTACGATTGCAAGATTCTCGGGGTATGGTCTTTCTAAAAATACTTTTGAAGGTATATGCTCTCGCGAATCAGCCTTTGTCCCGCAATAAATACACTCAGAATACGATTCTTTATCGTATACTATTTTATGGCGTAATCTGCTATCACCATAAAATTCTATAAATTTCATTCAATCCTCTCCACCCAGTTAAACAATTATCGCATTTCCAGTTTTACTGGAATATGTACTTCTTTCAGCTTAAATCCGTCTGCAGCATACTTTATTACGATATTAAAATCCCTCCCCCTTAATCCAATGCCAGCAAAATATAATATTGGTAATGTTACTGGTAAGCCTGGATATACTATCGTGTTTTCTGGACTCCATCTAAATCCATAATAACCTTGCCCATGTGCGTGGAGTACCGCTTTCCATCCAACGAATTGGTTTTCAGTAAAATAAGCACCTTCGAATTCTATTTGAACAAGAGGATATTTGGCTGATACTTGTCCGCTATTTTTGATTCTAATCGTGAACTCCGTTAAAGGTCGAGAAAGCAAAACGCGATTGGTTTTTGAGTCTATTGGCAAATAGAAGTAATCTCTGTCTCTAAGATATTGAGAAATTCCCATAGATAAATCTGGTCTTAAGATGGCATAATCATATGCCCTTTTTGCCACATATGCCGCAACCACAGCAAACAAAAGACTCAAAAAAGAAATAATATTTGAAAAATCCATAAGGTACGTATTAAATTGACGCACCGGCGCAAAATTAAGAAGTGCAGTAATTAGGACTATGATACAGGTATAATCAAGAAACTTGCCAATCAACTAATTCATACCTCATTTCATTATATCTAAATAGACAAAGCCTAAACGCACTCACGCGCTTAGGCTTTGTCTTGTATACGTCGGCGCGAATAACAATCTTGTCCGTCGTACTTATCGTATCTACTTTGTGCTGCCGGGGCCGTTCAGAAGTGCCCAGATGCAAGGCGCACCGGAGGGTGACACCGGAAGCGTACTCGGGTGTACGCTGAGGATGGCAGCCGAGGAGCAACGCCGCAGATGGGTGCTGCTGGGCGGGCCCCCTATAAGAGCGGGACGATCAGGCGAAAAGCTTGTCCCCTGTATCAAGCTCTTCCCAAAGAACAGCTTGTCCCGCGAGCAGTGAGCGAGGCACGTCAATGAGCCTTTGATTGGCTGACCCTCGAAACGCAAGACTTATATCCCTCTGCCCGGCCATGTATTTGCCGTCGACCAGTATATCGCTGGCGGCGAGGAGGTCGCGGATGTTTTTGTCGCGGGCGGCCATGGCGTAGAGCTGTTCGAAGGTGTAGCCGCTGTAGGTGACGAGGCCGAGGCCGAGGGCTCTGACCTGGCGGGCGAGCTGGGCTAAAGGGGCGGCCTGGAGGTAGGGCTCGCCGCCGGAGAAGGTGACGCCGCGGATGAGTTTGGCTTTTTTGATGCGTTCGAAGATTTCGGCGAGGTCGACGAGGTCGCCGCCTTCCCGGTCGTGGGTTTGGGGGTTGTGGCAGCCGGGACAGGCGTGTTCGCAGCCCTGGGCGAAGAGGACGAAGCGGATGCCGGGGCCGTCGACGACGCTTTCGGGACTGTAGCCTGCGAGACGGATTTTCATATACGGATACCTTCTTATGGTTGGATTTTATGGATGATGCGGTGTTTGAGCTCGGAGACTTTGGCGTCGTTGAAGCGGTCGACGGTGCTGAGGTAGCCGGTGATGCGGCGGACGCGGCGGATGGAGGTGGTGCCGCAGGAGGGGCAGGCGTCGGTGTCGATGACGCCGAGGCGGCCGCAGGAGTCGCAGAAGTCGATGGGGAAGTTGATGGCGGCCATGCCGAGGTCGCAGGCTTTCATGTGGCGGATAATGTCTTCGATGGCGCCGAGGTTGTTGACGGGCGGGGCGTCGAATTCGACGTAGCTGATGTGCCCGGCGTTGGTGTATTTGTGGTATACGCCTTCAAGGCGCATTTTGTCGTAGGCGCTGATGGGGAAGCTGACGGGGATGTGGAAGGAGTTGGTGTAGTAGTCTTTGTCGGTGACGCCGGGGATGATGCCGTATTCTTTGCGGTCGATGCCGAGGAAGCGGCCGGAGAGGCCTTCGGCGGGGGTGGCGAGGAGGGTGTAGTTGAGGTCGTAGCGGTCGGAGGCTTTGTCGACCTGGTTGCGGAGGAAGGCGACGATTTCTTCGCCGAGGGCCTGGGCTTCGTCGCTCTGGCCGTGGTGGCTGCCGGTGAGGGCGATGAGGGTTTCGGCGAGGCCGATGAAGCCGATGGAGAGGGTGCCGTGTTTGATGACGTCTTCTATGTAGTCGCAGGCCCGGAGTTTTTCGGAGTCGAGGTAGAGGCCCTGGCCCATGAGGAAGGGCATGTCCTTGACTTTGAGGCCGGCCTGGACGCGGTAGCGGTGGTGGAGCTGGTCGGCGGTGAGTTCGACGATTTCGGCGAGGCTTTGGTAGAATTTCATGAGGTTGCGCTCGGCTTTGATGGCGAGACGCGGGAGGTTGATGGAGGTGAAGCTGAGGTTGCCGCGGCCGTCGGTGACGGCGTCGCCGTGCCGGTTGGCCATGACGCGGGTGCGGCAGCCCATGTAGGCGACTTGGTCGCCGAAGGGGGCGTTGAAGGAGGAGTCCATGAAGCTGAAGGTGGGGTTGAGGCGTTTGGCGGCGACGCGGATGGCGAGTTTGAGGAGGTCGTAGTTGGGGTCGCCGGGGTTTAGGTTGACGCCTTCTTTGACGCGGAAGATGATGTTGGGGAAGATGGGGTTTTCGCCGCGGCCGAGGCCTTTTTCGAAGGCGAGGAGGATGTTTTTGGCGACGAGGCGGCCGGCGGGGCTGGTTTCGGTGCCGATGTTGAGGCTGGAGAAGGGGACTTGGGCGCCGGCGCGGCTGTGCATGGAGTTGAGGTTGTATATGAGGGCTTCCATGGCCTGGAAGATTTCTTCTTCGTCGGCTTTTTCCATGAAGGGGGCCATGTCGCGGTCGAAGAAGGCGAAGGATTGGCCGCCGTGCATGTCGTTCTGGGAGCTCTGGAGGATGATGGCGGCGAGGGCGGTGGCCGACGCCGGCCTTTTCGGCGGGCGGATGAAGCCGTGGCCGTTGTTGAAGCCGTTGGTGAGGAGCTTGCCTAAGGGTATCTGGACGCAGGTGAGGGTTTTGCCGTAGAAGTCGAGGTCGTGGATGTGGATGTCGCCGCGTTTGTGGGCGACAGACATGTTTTCGGGGATGAGGCGGTTGAGGTAGTAGGCTTTGCTGGCGGCGCTGGCGATCTGGAGCATTTTGGCGGAGGGGGAGTTGGAGACGTTGGCGTTTTCGCGGTTGGTTTCGACGAGGATTTCGGCGACGGCGTCCATGAGGTCGGATTTGGCGTCGCGGATGCGGGTGCGCTGGTTGCGGTAGATTATGTAGGCTTTGGCGGTGCGGGCGTGGCCTTTTTCGATGAGTACTTTTTCGACGGCGTCCTGGACGTCTTCGACGCCGAAGAGGCCGCCGTTGTATTTCTGTTTGAGGTATCTGAGGACGTCGAGGGTGAGTTCGATGGCCATTGCTTTGTCGGCGCCGCCTACGGCTTTGGCGGCTTTGAAGATGGCCTCGGTGATTTTTGCTTCGTCGAATTGGACTTCACGGCCGTCACGTTTCAGGATTTTTACGAACATTTGTCCTTCACCTCATTTAGTTGTGGCTTTTCACCGACTGCGTTTTCATTAGCGTTTCTAGTTCTTGCATGAAGTTGTTGATGTCGGCGAACTGCCGGTAGACCGAGGCGAATCTTACATAGGCCACCTGGTCGATGTCTTTGATGTGCCGCATTACGGTCTCGCCGATGTGGCGGGAGGATACTTCCCGCTCCATAAGGTTGCGCAGTTCTTTTTCGACTTTGTCGACGACGTTTTCGACGACGCTGAGGGGGATGGGACGCTTTTCGCAGGCCCGGAGGATGCCGTTCAGGAGTTTAGTGCGGTCGAAGAGTTCGCGCCGGCCGTCTTTTTTGATGACCATGAGGGGCGATTCTTCGACGACCTCGTAGGTGGTAAAGCGACGCATGCATTGCAGGCATTCGCGCCGCCGCCTGATGGAGCTGCCTTCCTCGGCGGCCCGCGAGTCGATCACTTTGCTTTCACCATAACTGCAGAACGGGCAACGCATGGGCTTGTCCCTCCTACTTCCGTTTGTTTCCGGGGTGTGGTAAAATAGGGCCCGGGCCGCTTGAGGCGGATCCGGAGGCTAAAAGAGGACTACTATATTTAGTAGGTCCTAGTAATTATTACGCCACATATTGTGTAAATCCTGCTAGCTGAAGAAATTTCTACACAATATTTGAATATTTTACAAATTAAAATTTCGACAAAAATCCGCTGACTTCCTGGCATGGCCGGCGGTCTTATTTTTTTTCCGGACGCCGGCCGGAGATGATTCGACAAGAATCGTGGCGCTGGCGGACGGGGCTTTGTTACATAAGAAGGGAATTTGCGGGGAATGGCCGGAGGTGGGTGCGAATATGATGGAGGTTAGTTTTGAGGAGTGCCGCAGGAAGGTTGCCGTCCAGGGGATGGAGTTTTATAATTGAAGGTAGATGTGTAAAAGTATTGGGGGGATTGTTTTGAAAGCGCTTTGCGACATCGGATTGATCGGTCTTGCCGTGATGGGCGAAAATCTTGTTCTGAATATGGCTGGCAAGGGTTTTCAGGTTGCTGTCTTTAACAGGACGACAGCGCGGGTGGATGAATTCGTGAAAGGCGCTGCGGCAGGGTTTCCCGTGAAGGGAACATATTCCCTGGCTGAATTCGCCGCGTCACTGTCGAGGCCACGGCGGGTCATGCTGATGGTCAAGGCCGGCAAACCGGTTGATGACATGATCGAGCAAGTGCTCCCGTTCCTGGAAACGGGCGACATCATCATCGATGGCGGGAATTCCTTCTTCCAGGATACGCGGCGGCGCTATAATTCTCTGAAAGACAAGGGGTTCCGGTTTATCGGCATGGGGGTGTCGGGCGGGGAAGAAGGCGCTCTGCGCGGACCTAGTCTGATGCCGGGCGGCGACCAGGCAGCCTATGATGAAATCGCGCCGATGTTCACGAAGGTGGCGGCGCAGGTCGCTGACGGCCCGTGCTGCTCCCATGTGGGACCCGACGGGGCGGGGCATTACGTGAAGATGGTACATAACGGCATCGAATATTCCGATATGCAGCTCATCGCCGAGGCTTATAACATCCTGCGGGTGGCAGGCGGTCTTTCGGCAAGCGAACTACATGAGGTATTCGCCAGTTGGAACTCTGGACCCCTCGATTCCTATCTGATTGAAATCACGCGTGACATCTTCGCAGTCACGGACCCGGAGACCGGACGTCCGCTGGTGGAGATGATTCTGGACAAGGCCGGACAAAAGGGGACAGGCAAGTGGACGTCGCAGAACGCCCTGGACCTTGGAGTTCCGACGCCAGCCATCACGGAAGCCGTCTTTGCCAGATGCATGTCGGCCGTCAAGGAAGAGCGCGTAAAAGCGTCGGCCATGCTGGCCGGACCGCAGGGCAAATGGGAAGGCGACAGGGAAGAGTTGATCCGGTCGGTGCATGATGCCCTGTATGCTTCGAAGATCTGTTCATATGCGCAGGGTTTTGCGCTGCTCAGGGCCGCCGGGGAAGAATACGGATGGCCGCTGCGGTTCGGTGAAATCGCCCTGCTCTGGCGCGGCGGCTGTATCATCCGCGCCCGTTTCCTGGATAAGATCCGCGATGCGTTTGCGAAAGAGCCCAACCTTCCGAACCTCATGCTGGATCCTTTCTTCACGGAAGTCCTTGCCAGGGCGCAGACACCCTGGCGGTCAGTGCTGAAGACCTGCCGCGACCTGGGGATTCCCACGCCGGCCTTCAATGCATCACTCGACTATTATGACTCTTACCGGCAGGCGGTGCTGCCTGCCAACCTCATCCAGGCGCAGCGCGATTATTTCGGGGCGCACACCTATGAACGCGTGGACCGTCCCGGTGCGTTCCACACCGAATGGATAGCCAAATAGCCAAAACATAACGCTTGAGGAGGAAAAATGATGAGTACTGGATTGAATATCCGCCCGCAGGGAGCTCTGGATTTTTTGTCGCTGGGCGCTCTGGTTCACCGCCTTGACACAGGGATCGTGCCGTTCCGCAAGGCGACCGGATGCCAGATTCATGTCAGCGGTGGAGAGTTCAATTGCTCTGCCAATCTTGCCAATTGTTTCGGCCTGAAAACCGGTGTGGCGACAGCCATGGTGAATTATCCCATCGGGGAAATGATCGCCGAGCGGGTCAGGGCGATGGGCGTCAAGCCGTATTATAAGCATTTCAAGCACAATGGCGTCAACGGTCCCAACATGGCGACGGTATACAGCGACCGCGGCCAGGGCGTGAGGCCGCCGGTGGTCTTTTACAATCGCGCGAATGAAGCCGGTGCTTTGTTGAAGCCGGGGGATTTCGACTGGAAGGGCATCTTTGCCGAAGGGGTACGGTGGTTT encodes the following:
- the nrdG gene encoding anaerobic ribonucleoside-triphosphate reductase activating protein; translated protein: MKIRLAGYSPESVVDGPGIRFVLFAQGCEHACPGCHNPQTHDREGGDLVDLAEIFERIKKAKLIRGVTFSGGEPYLQAAPLAQLARQVRALGLGLVTYSGYTFEQLYAMAARDKNIRDLLAASDILVDGKYMAGQRDISLAFRGSANQRLIDVPRSLLAGQAVLWEELDTGDKLFA
- the nrdD gene encoding anaerobic ribonucleoside-triphosphate reductase, with the protein product MFVKILKRDGREVQFDEAKITEAIFKAAKAVGGADKAMAIELTLDVLRYLKQKYNGGLFGVEDVQDAVEKVLIEKGHARTAKAYIIYRNQRTRIRDAKSDLMDAVAEILVETNRENANVSNSPSAKMLQIASAASKAYYLNRLIPENMSVAHKRGDIHIHDLDFYGKTLTCVQIPLGKLLTNGFNNGHGFIRPPKRPASATALAAIILQSSQNDMHGGQSFAFFDRDMAPFMEKADEEEIFQAMEALIYNLNSMHSRAGAQVPFSSLNIGTETSPAGRLVAKNILLAFEKGLGRGENPIFPNIIFRVKEGVNLNPGDPNYDLLKLAIRVAAKRLNPTFSFMDSSFNAPFGDQVAYMGCRTRVMANRHGDAVTDGRGNLSFTSINLPRLAIKAERNLMKFYQSLAEIVELTADQLHHRYRVQAGLKVKDMPFLMGQGLYLDSEKLRACDYIEDVIKHGTLSIGFIGLAETLIALTGSHHGQSDEAQALGEEIVAFLRNQVDKASDRYDLNYTLLATPAEGLSGRFLGIDRKEYGIIPGVTDKDYYTNSFHIPVSFPISAYDKMRLEGVYHKYTNAGHISYVEFDAPPVNNLGAIEDIIRHMKACDLGMAAINFPIDFCDSCGRLGVIDTDACPSCGTTSIRRVRRITGYLSTVDRFNDAKVSELKHRIIHKIQP
- the nrdR gene encoding transcriptional regulator NrdR, with the translated sequence MRCPFCSYGESKVIDSRAAEEGSSIRRRRECLQCMRRFTTYEVVEESPLMVIKKDGRRELFDRTKLLNGILRACEKRPIPLSVVENVVDKVEKELRNLMEREVSSRHIGETVMRHIKDIDQVAYVRFASVYRQFADINNFMQELETLMKTQSVKSHN
- the gnd gene encoding decarboxylating NADP(+)-dependent phosphogluconate dehydrogenase, translating into MKALCDIGLIGLAVMGENLVLNMAGKGFQVAVFNRTTARVDEFVKGAAAGFPVKGTYSLAEFAASLSRPRRVMLMVKAGKPVDDMIEQVLPFLETGDIIIDGGNSFFQDTRRRYNSLKDKGFRFIGMGVSGGEEGALRGPSLMPGGDQAAYDEIAPMFTKVAAQVADGPCCSHVGPDGAGHYVKMVHNGIEYSDMQLIAEAYNILRVAGGLSASELHEVFASWNSGPLDSYLIEITRDIFAVTDPETGRPLVEMILDKAGQKGTGKWTSQNALDLGVPTPAITEAVFARCMSAVKEERVKASAMLAGPQGKWEGDREELIRSVHDALYASKICSYAQGFALLRAAGEEYGWPLRFGEIALLWRGGCIIRARFLDKIRDAFAKEPNLPNLMLDPFFTEVLARAQTPWRSVLKTCRDLGIPTPAFNASLDYYDSYRQAVLPANLIQAQRDYFGAHTYERVDRPGAFHTEWIAK